Proteins found in one Pseudomonas marvdashtae genomic segment:
- a CDS encoding peroxiredoxin encodes MAVAVDQPVTDFQAPATSGQTVSLAALKGKQVVIYFYPKDSTPGCTTEGQGFRDQYAQFQAANTQVFGVSRDSIKSHENFKCKQEFPFELISDKDEAVCQLFDVIKLKKLYGKEYLGVDRSTFLIDKDGVLRQEWRGVKVPGHVDAVLAAAQALNNA; translated from the coding sequence ATGGCCGTTGCCGTCGACCAGCCGGTTACCGATTTCCAAGCGCCCGCCACCAGCGGGCAGACTGTCAGCCTCGCGGCCCTCAAAGGCAAGCAGGTGGTGATTTACTTCTACCCCAAGGACAGCACTCCCGGCTGCACCACCGAAGGCCAGGGTTTTCGCGATCAATACGCACAATTCCAGGCGGCCAACACCCAGGTGTTTGGCGTCTCCCGGGACAGCATCAAGTCCCACGAGAACTTCAAGTGCAAGCAGGAATTCCCGTTCGAGCTGATCAGCGACAAGGACGAAGCCGTCTGCCAGCTGTTTGATGTGATCAAGCTGAAAAAGCTGTATGGCAAGGAGTACCTGGGCGTTGACCGCAGCACTTTCCTGATCGACAAGGACGGTGTATTGCGTCAGGAATGGCGTGGCGTGAAGGTGCCGGGCCATGTGGACGCGGTGCTGGCGGCGGCTCAGGCGCTGAATAACGCCTGA
- a CDS encoding glycine cleavage system protein R — protein MSTPTVREQFLVISALGANPMELTNVLCRASHENRCAVVTSRLTRHGECSALVLEISGSWDALARLEGSLPVLAKKHAFTVNVVRSAALENRPQALPYVAYVSSAYRPDIINELCQFFMDHHVELENLTCDTYQAPQTGGTMLNATFTVTLPAGTQISWLRDQFLDFADAMNLDALIEPWRPQNPM, from the coding sequence ATGTCCACCCCCACAGTCCGCGAACAATTCCTTGTTATCAGTGCCCTTGGCGCCAACCCCATGGAGCTGACTAACGTCCTGTGCCGCGCCAGCCATGAAAATCGCTGCGCCGTCGTGACCTCACGCCTGACCCGTCATGGCGAATGCAGCGCGCTCGTGCTCGAGATCTCCGGCAGCTGGGACGCCCTCGCCCGCCTGGAAGGTAGCCTGCCCGTGTTGGCCAAGAAGCACGCCTTCACCGTTAACGTGGTGCGCAGCGCTGCCTTGGAGAACCGTCCCCAGGCCCTGCCCTACGTGGCCTATGTGAGTTCGGCCTACCGCCCGGACATCATCAACGAGCTGTGCCAGTTTTTCATGGACCACCACGTCGAGCTGGAAAACCTCACGTGCGACACCTATCAGGCCCCGCAAACGGGCGGCACCATGCTCAACGCCACGTTCACCGTGACCTTGCCGGCCGGCACCCAGATCAGTTGGCTGCGTGATCAGTTCCTGGATTTCGCCGATGCGATGAACCTGGACGCATTGATCGAACCGTGGCGTCCACAAAACCCAATGTAA
- the dapA gene encoding 4-hydroxy-tetrahydrodipicolinate synthase: MIAGSMVALVTPMDAQGRLDWASLSKLVDFHLENGTHAIVAVGTTGESATLDVNEHIEVIRAVVKQINGRIPVIAGTGANSTREAVELTRNAKEAGADACLLVVPYYNKPTQEGLYQHFKHIAEAVDIPQILYNVPGRTSCDMQAETVIRLSTVPNIIGIKEATGDLVRAKAIIDGVNKDFLVLSGDDPTAVELILMGGKGNISVTANVAPREMADLCEAALKGDADTARALNEKLMPLHKDLFIEANPIPVKFALVEMGLMHEGIRLPLTWLSNTCQEPLRQAMRQSGVLV; this comes from the coding sequence ATGATTGCGGGCAGTATGGTGGCACTGGTCACACCCATGGATGCACAAGGGCGTCTTGACTGGGCCAGCCTCAGCAAACTCGTGGACTTCCACCTTGAAAACGGCACCCACGCCATCGTCGCCGTCGGTACAACCGGCGAGTCGGCAACCCTTGACGTCAACGAGCACATCGAAGTCATCCGCGCCGTGGTCAAGCAGATCAATGGGCGCATTCCGGTGATCGCCGGTACCGGCGCCAACTCCACCCGCGAGGCCGTCGAGCTGACCCGCAACGCCAAGGAAGCCGGGGCCGACGCCTGCCTGCTGGTCGTTCCGTACTACAACAAGCCGACCCAGGAAGGCTTGTACCAGCACTTCAAGCACATTGCCGAAGCGGTCGACATCCCGCAGATCCTCTATAACGTCCCCGGCCGCACCTCCTGCGACATGCAGGCCGAGACTGTGATTCGCCTGTCCACCGTCCCGAATATCATCGGCATCAAGGAAGCCACCGGCGACCTCGTGCGAGCCAAGGCCATCATCGATGGCGTCAACAAGGATTTCCTCGTGCTGTCCGGCGATGATCCAACGGCCGTCGAGCTGATCCTGATGGGCGGCAAGGGCAACATCTCCGTCACTGCCAACGTCGCCCCGCGCGAGATGGCCGACCTGTGCGAGGCCGCGCTCAAGGGCGACGCCGACACCGCACGGGCACTCAACGAAAAACTGATGCCGCTGCACAAGGACCTGTTCATCGAGGCCAATCCGATCCCAGTGAAATTTGCCCTGGTCGAAATGGGCTTGATGCACGAAGGCATTCGCCTGCCGCTCACCTGGTTGAGCAATACCTGTCAAGAACCGCTGCGGCAGGCCATGCGCCAGTCCGGCGTCCTGGTTTAA